A single Lactuca sativa cultivar Salinas chromosome 8, Lsat_Salinas_v11, whole genome shotgun sequence DNA region contains:
- the LOC111902249 gene encoding pentatricopeptide repeat-containing protein At2g34400-like — MKVNFFIGSSLIGMYAKCGDLVSSRKVFDKMTKKNLVTWNSMITGYAQSGLSHEAISIFNIMKEEGVKANNITLSGVLSACASLGALDIGKSVDEYALKNGLQKDIYVATALIDMYDKCRNVDHAFQVFENMPFKNIVTWNAMISAFAFNGRAKEAILLFNRMSVFT, encoded by the exons ATGAAGGTGAATTTTTTTATTGGCTCATCTTTAATTGGTATGTATGCAAAGTGTGGGGATTTGGTGTCATCAAGGAAGGTTTTtgataaaatgacaaaaaaaaatttagtAACCTGGAACTCCATGATTACAGG GTATGCGCAAAGTGGATTATCACATGAAGCAATTTCAATCTTCAACATCATGAAAGAAGAAGGCGTAAAAGCAAATAATATCACATTAAGTGGAGTTTTATCCGCATGTGCATCACTTGGTGCTCTTGATATTGGTAAATCAGTAGATGAATATGCATTAAAAAATGGTCTCCAAAAAGACATATATGTAGCCACTGCTTTAATCGACATGTATGATAAATGTAGGAATGTAGACCATGCATTTCAAGTTTTTGAAAACATGCCGTTCAAGAACATTGTCACATGGAATGCCATGATTTCTGCTTTTGCTTTCAATGGAAGGGCAAAAGAGGCAATATTGTTATTTAACAGAATGTCGGTTTTCACTTAA
- the LOC111891990 gene encoding uncharacterized protein LOC111891990, which translates to MELSPVNSAATTGVLINPYCFLFLSYTDDMYSNEHKDKRIHRKLNGEKRRSNLMSTTSIGINQQHSPPSGMSSYSYDTSFYSNLMSTTSIGIPQQHLPPSTNSTYIHIDNENVNPNISSGYQQTTFQSTSTFNIKNPLTVVAKENRKLRKLYLDNKRSNHLSTTPSVISNITTNFQTPSSNKFTYHYGNNQNVTPASSYGYQQTHVQSTSNIYIGSPLSYNAKDKRKERKIYLDKRKSNHMSTIPIGNNGRHQGRFEDASNFTTRTPMSNITNVNGECSVLCRDMRPTTSSSITRDYSNNLLCKNINKKRKFLNTASIPIFDLTSEQELHHQQIHKQLTLTSGATKDYLDHGDQSFVCTMCHAQLWRDEALKGNTSGKKTSFSLCCGNGKVELPQLKEPPKNYENLFRDVDPKGKTFMKNIRQFNSMFSFTSIGGKVDSSINKGNAPYVFRLSGQNYHCMGSLLPIDGSKPKFSQLYIYDTENEVSNRQQAFSTQKEGCTSTSHSVDIEIIRFLKDMLDSTNELVKCYRMVRDCFDENPHIDVKLRLIGRRQQDGRTYNLPSASEVAALIVGDIGDAIDNRDIIVTTKSGSLQRINELHPSYLALQYPLLFPYGDDGYRVDIPHRDSDDPTNRKHRNCTMREFFAYRIQDRVNVFSLILNSRRLFQQFLVDAYMMIETERLYYIRNQQKVLRCESYETLRNIQSDGRTDISNIGKRVILPSSFTGGARYMMQNYLDAMSLCKWFGYPDFFITVTCNPKWPEIKRFLADTTLNPEDRPDILSRLFKIKLNSLIKDLKKKSLLGRVQAVVYTVEFQKRGLPHAHICLFMHSDYKLPTVEHVDRVISAEIPNKENDPELYALVSEFMMHGPCGSDNPKCPCMSDNKCSKNFPKSFLENTSVDSNGYPIYRRRNDGSFVEKSGVRLDNRSVVPYHKALLKRYQAHINVEWCNQAASIKYLFKYINKGPDRATVAVVQNNGDNSDDVSVDEIQNYYDCRYLSACEASWRIFAFDVHYRYPSVVRLPFHLPGKQNVVYGADDDIENVLNKQSVSSSMFLSWMTCNEHNADARKLSYVAFPTKFVWKQEDRCWEPRKKGFSIGRIHTVSPNLGEAYFLRILLNKVKGPKSFEDIRKVNGQVCPTFRDACYALGLLEDDKEYIDAIEEASHSGSGYYLRFLFATMLKSNSLSRPYYVWENTWQYLSDGILYNQRIRLKTPGLSLNDDQIKNLTLYEIEKILLQNSSSLRDFVGMPYPDHDLVSSTNNRLITEELDFDITILQKESHQLLESLTVEQRSIFDEIMTTIKENKGGVFFVYGYGGTGKTFLWKTLSASLRSKGDIVLNVASSGIASLLLTGGRTAHSRFIIPLNLTEDSFCSFGKDSDVAELLKKTSLIIWDEAPMIHKHAFEALDRSMKDIFTCDLRTNSKLPFGGKTIVFGGDFRQILPVIPNGSRQEIVNASLYSSYIWSNCKVGGLNDGETIIDIPDDLLIVDSTDPIGSLIEFVYPSIVENAKNPIYFQERAILAPKNEVVQEINERLLKLFPGAQQEYLSSDSLSHADFVHDNIDETLYSPDVLNGLKPSGMPIHKLVLKVGVPVMLLRNIDQKSGLCNGTRLRVLALGKRVIEAEIISGSNIGNRTFIPRMSLTPSDKRIPFIFQRRQFPLARNQIFVVGSDVDGALMNLACNREQGLHHRWVCPGMGNSEIDGE; encoded by the exons ATGGAATTGTCCCCGGTTAATAGCGCTGCTACCACCGGAGTGCTCATCAATCCCT ATTGTTTTTTGTTCTTAAGCTACACAGACGATATGTATTCAAATGAGCATAAAGACAAACGCATACATAGAAAATTAAATGGGGAAAAAAGAAGATCCAATCTTATGTCCACCACGTCAATTG GTATTAATCAGCAACATTCACCGCCTTCTGGTATGTCTTCTTATTCCTATGACACCAGTTTTTATTCAAATCTTATGTCCACCACATCAATTG GAATTCCTCAACAACATTTACCACCTTCAACCAATTCTACATATATTCACATTGATAATGAAAATGTCAATCCAAATATATCATCTGGATACCAACAGACTACTTTCCAATCTACTTCAACTTTTAATATTAAAAATCCATTGACTGTTGTTGCCAAAGAGAACAGAAAACTTAGAAAATTATATTTGGATAACAAAAGATCCAATCATTTGTCCACAACTCCTTCTG TCATTTCTAATATAACTACCAACTTTCAAACACCATCATCAAACAAGTTTACATATCATTATGGTAACAATCAGAATGTCACCCCAGCTTCTTCATATGGATATCAACAAACACATGTTCAATCTACTTCCAATATTTATATTGGTAGTCCATTATCATACAACGCCAAAGACAAacgaaaagaaaggaaaatttatTTGGATAAAAGAAAATCCAATCACATGTCCACCATACCAATCG GTAATAATGGTCGTCATCAAGGACGTTTTGAAGATGCTTCTAATTTTACTACAAGAACTCCGATGTCCAACATTACCAATG TAAATGGAGAATGTTCAGTGTTGTGTCGTGACATGAGACCTACGACTTCATCTTCAATCACTCGAGACTATTCTAACAATTTATTGtgcaaaaatataaataaaaaaaggaAGTTTCTAAATACTGCTTCTATACCCATTTTCGACCTAACATCAGAACAAGAGTTACATCATCAACAAATCCATAAACAATTAACTTTAACTTCAGGTGCCACAAAAg ATTACTTGGACCATGGTGATCAAAGTTTTGTGTGTACGATGTGTCATGCACAGTTATGGAGGGATGAAGCACTTAAAGGCAATACTTCTGGAAAGAAAACTTCTTTTTCCCTTTGTTGTGGCAATGGAAAAGTCGAGCTTCCTCAACTAAAAGAACCGCCTAAAAATTATGAAAATCTCTTTCGTGATGTTGATCCAAAAGGAAAAACTTTCATGAAGAACATTCGTCAATTCAATTCGATGTTTTCGTTTACTTCAATTGGTGGTAAAGTTGATTCTTCAATTAACAAAGGCAATGCTCCATATGTTTTTAGACTTAGTGGTCAAAATTATCATTGCATGGGAAGTCTTCTACCTATAGATGGATCGAAACCAAAGTTTTCGCAATTATACATATATGATACTGAAAATGAAGTTTCAAATCGACAACAagctttcag TACACAAAAAGAAGGGTGCACATCAACTTCTCATTCTGTTGATATCGAAATTATACGCTTTTTGAAGGACATGTTGGATTCAACGAATGAGTTGGTTAAGTGTTATAGAATGGTCAGAGATTGTTTTGATGAAAATCCTCATATAGATGTAAAGTTACGTCTTATAGGAAGAAGGCAACAAGATGGAAGGACATATAACTTACCTTCTGCTTCTGAAGTTGCTGCTTTAATTGTTGGTGATATTGGTGATGCAATTGATAATAGAGATATCATCGTAACAACTAAATCAGGAAGTCTACAACGTATAAACGAATTACATCCTTCGTACCTTGCTCTTCAGTACCCACTACTCTTTCCATATGGGGATGATGGATATAGAGTTGACATCCCTCATAGAGATTCCGATGATCCAACGAATAGAAAGCATCGTAACTGTACAATGAGAGAATTCTTTGCTTATAGAATTCAAGATAGAGTTAACGTTTTTTCATTAATTCTTAACTCACGAAGGctttttcaacaatttttggtTGATGCTTATATGATGATTGAAACCGAGAGACTATATTACATACGTAATCAGCAAAAAGTTCTTAGATGTGAATCGTATGAAACATTACGAAACATACAAAGTGATGGTCGTACTGATATTTCCAACATCGGAAAACGTGTTATCTTGCCTTCTTCATTTACGGGTGGTGCACGCTACATGATGCAAAACTATTTAGATGCCATGTCGCTTTGTAAGTGGTTTGGATACCCAGATTTTTTCATAACCGTAACATGCAATCCAAAGTGGCCTGAAATTAAAAGGTTTCTTGCTGACACCACACTTAATCCCGAAGATAGGCCCGATATCCTTTCCAGATTATTCAAAATCAAGTTGAATTCTTTGATTAAAGACTTAAAGAAAAAATCGTTATTGGGTCGGGTCCAAGCAG TTGTTTATACTGTGGAGTTTCAAAAGCGCGGTCTGCCTCATGCACATATATGTTTATTCATGCATTCTGATTACAAACTCCCAACCGTTGAACATGTTGATCGAGTTATTTCGGCTGAAATTCCAAACAAAGAAAATGATCCAGAATTGTATGCACTTGTCAGTGAGTTTATGATGCATGGTCCATGTGGTTCTGATAATCCTAAATGCCCATGCATGAGTGACAACAAGTGTTCAAAAAATTTCCCAAAGTCATTCTTAGAAAATACCTCTGTCGATTCAAATGGTTATCCTATATATAGGAGACGTAATGATggatcttttgttgaaaagtctGGTGTTAGGTTAGACAACAGAAGTGTCGTTCCATATCACAAAGCCCTTTTGAAAAGATATCAGGCTCACATTAATGTTGAGTGGTGCAATCAAGCGGCTTCCATCAAATATTTGTTTAAATATATTAACAAGGGTCCTGATCGGGCTACTGTTGCAGTTGTACAAAATAACGGAGATAATAGTGATGATGTTTCCGTTGATGAAATACAAAATTACTATGATTGTAGGTATTTGTCTGCATGTGAAGCTTCATGGCGTATCTTTGCATTTGATGTTCATTACAGATATCCTTCTGTTGTAAGGCTTCCATTCCATCTTCCTGGAAAACAAAATGTTGTATATGGAGCAGACGATGATATTGAAAATGTCCTCAACAAACAATCTGTTTCTTCTTCGATGTTCTTATCTTGGATGACCTGTAATGAACATAATGCTGATGCACGAAAACTTTCTTATGTTGCGTTTCCTACAAAATTTGTATGGAAACAGGAAGATCGTTGTTGGGAGccaagaaaaaaagggttttctaTTGGAAGAATTCACACAGTCTCGCCTAATCTAGGTGAAGCATATTTTTTGAGAATTCTTTTAAATAAAGTCAAAGGGCCGAAATCATTTGAAGATATTCGCAAGGTTAATGGACAAGTTTGTCCTACTTTTAGAGATGCATGTTATGCGCTTGGACTTTTAGAAGATGATAAAGAATATATTGATGCCATCGAGGAAGCAAGTCACTCAGGATCTGGTTATTATTTACGGTTTCTATTTGCAACTATGCTAAAGTCTAATAGTTTGTCTAGACCATATTATGTCTGGGAAAATACTTGGCAATACTTATCTGATGGAATTCTCTACAATCAACGAATAAGATTAAAGACTCCAG GTTTATCACTTAATGACGATCAGATTAAAAACTTGACGCTATATGAGATTGAAAAAATTCTACTCCAAAATAGTTCAAGCCTAAGAGATTTTGTTGGGATGCCTTACCCTGATCATGATCTGGTATCTTCTACAAACAATCGTTTAATTACTGAGGAGTTAGATTTTGATATAACGATTCTACAAAAAGAATCTCATCAGCTACTTGAATCATTAACAGTTGAACAACGCTCAATTTTTGATGAAATCATGACAACTATTAAAGAGAATAAAGGAGGAGTGTTTTTTGTTTATGGCTATGGAGGTACTGGTAAAACTTTCCTTTGGAAGACTTTATCTGCATCTTTAAGGTCTAAAGGTGATATCGTCCTAAATGTTGCTTCAAGTGGTATTGCTTCGTTGTTACTAACCGGAGGTAGAACAGCACACTCACGCTTTATAATTCCTCTAAATCTTACAGAGGATTCTTTTTGTTCTTTTGGGAAAGACAGTGATGTAGCCGAATTGTTGAAAAAAACATCATTGATTATATGGGACGAGGCACCTATGATTCATAAGCATGCATTTGAAGCCTTGGATCGTTCTATGAAAGATATATTCACTTGTGATCTTCGTACCAACTCAAAGTTGCCATTCGGAGGAAAAACAATTGTTTTTGGAGGAGATTTTAGACAAATTCTACCTGTTATTCCTAACGGAAGCAGGCAAGAAATTGTTAATGCTTCTTTATATTCTTCTTACATTTGGTCAAATTGCAAA GTTGGTGGTTTAAATGATGGAGAGACAATTATTGATATTCCTGATGATCTTCTTATTGTTGATTCTACTGATCCTATTGGTTCATTAATTGAATTTGTCTATCCTTCGATCGTTGAAAATGCCAAGAATCCGATTTATTTTCAAGAAAGAGCAATCCTTGCACCGAAGAATGAAGTTGTTCAAGAGATTAACGAgcgtttattaaaattatttcCGGGAGCCCAACAGGAGTATCTAAGTTCAGATAGTCTTTCACATGCAGATTTTGTTCATGATAACATTGATGAAACTTTATACTCCCCTGATGTTCTAAATGGTCTTAAACCTTCAGGTATGCCAATTCATAAGTTGGTATTAAAAGTCGGTGTTCCAGTTATGTTACTAAGAAATATTGATCAAAAATCTGGATTGTGTAATGGAACAAGGCTACGGGTTCTTGCATTGGGCAAACGTGTTATAGAAGCTGAGATAATATCTGGAAGTAATATTGGAAACCGTACGTTTATTCCAAGAATGTCTTTGACGCCTTCGGACAAAAGGATTCCTTTTATATTTCAAAGACGACAATTCCCGTTGGCT
- the LOC128127802 gene encoding uncharacterized protein LOC128127802 yields MENTNVTMISDLALAKDDYMIKGAKIECNVDRPFAFLQGKTLEEYGDYYIQKPTIGLNNGAIKFVDGPHKLYFQYSTKVIRCKDFCGPRNSFAFIDFKQLHSNSIQPNVSFDIIGNVFQCFPLEPPKDKQEQRITLKMEDLEGHEVFVTLWGRYAEEIVAYVSKHHGHFVMIIQLAKFKNIRRIIHTKIKIPISDRPYVNNTYLATKLFIEDDIEEISAFKKSLQARKDSSCSSVSRASGSSIMYSLHDDFLQKNAFYKISAIHELNEGSFAVILGTIKMFEDMRNWYYNACTICKSKVILMDVPNETVNNLDRFEEKKMMFCPKKIAMAKMLLLNQGLVGVVSLTMFDREVRNLLKISAAELISRYERFDNPSDFPNELNAMLNKKLAFKIVVKTFNVSKCFRSYNISKLTDNLDIIAALENIEKKNMIEQDMDNDSVNVIGSEFASQDTVGCTNNLNSPPTSVKRKLVDIYDLDDDIYESSTKPNSPRVYKDKAGLTTKLLIPKVEK; encoded by the exons ATGGAAAACACCAATGTTACCATGATCAGTGACTTGGCGCTTGCAAAAGATGACTACATGATCAAG GGCGCCAAAATTGAATGTAATGTCGATAGACCATTTGCATTCCTACAAGGAAAGACTTTGGAAGAATATGGTGATTATTACATTCAAAAACCCACAATAGGGTTAAATAATGGTGCTATAAAGTTTGTTGATGGTCCACATAAACTCTATTTCCAGTATAGCACTAAGGTTATTAGATGCAAAGACTTTTGTGGGCCCCGGAATTCATTTGCTTTCATTGACTTCAAACAACTTCATTCTAATTCAATCCAACCCAATGTGTCATTTG ATATTATAGGAAATGTTTTCCAATGTTTTCCATTGGAACCTCCAAAAGACAAACAGGAGCAGAGAATCACACTAAAAATGGAGGATTTAGA AGGACATGAAGTTTTTGTTACTCTATGGGGACGCTATGCTGAAGAAATTGTTGCATATGTTTCAAAGCATCATGGTCATTTTGTAATGATTATTCAACTTGCTAAGTTCAAGAATATCCGACGTAT CATTCATACAAAAATTAAAATACCCATTTCAGATCGTCCATATGTCAACAACACGTACTTGGCAACAAAGCTTTTTATTGAGGACGACATTGAGGAGATAAGTGCTTTCAAAAAAAg TTTACAAGCAAGAAAAGACTCTTCGTGTTCTTCGGTCTCACGTGCATCAGGATCATCGATCATGTATTCACTACATGATGATTTTCTTCAAAAAAACGCCTTTTACAAAATATCCGCTATTCACGAATTGAATGAG GGAAGTTTTGCGGTAATTCTTGGAACAATAAAGATGTTTGAAGATATGCGGAATTGGTACTATAATGCGTGTACGATATGCAAGTCAAAGGTTATTTTAATGGATGTTCCAAATGAGACGGTCAATAACTTGGACCGGTTTGAAGAGAAAAAGATGATGTTTTGTCCAAAAAAGATTGCAATGGCAAAGATGTTATTGCTGAACCAAG GTTTAGTTGGAGTGGTGAGTCTTACAATGTTTGATCGTGAAGTAAGAAATCTTCTGAAAATATCTGCTGCTGAATTAATATCAAGATATGAAAgg ttcgACAATCCAAGTGACTTTCCAAATGAGTTGAACGCCATGCTCAATAAAAAATTGGCTTTTAAGATCGTTGTCAAGACTTTCAATGTCTCAAAATGTTTTCGTTCTTACAACATTTCCAAGCTAACAGATAATTTAGACATTATTGCTGCTTTGGAAAACAttgagaagaagaatatgattgAACAG GACATGGATAATGATTCTGTTAATGTAATTGGCTCAGAATTTGCATCTCAAGACACAGTGGGTT GCACCAACAACCTCAATTCTCCACCTACAAGTGTCAAACGTAAGCTCGTAGATATTTATGATCTTGATGATGACATTTATGAATCGTCAACAAAACCTAATTCACCCCGTGTTTACAAAGACAAAGCTGGATTAACAACCAAATTGTTGATTCCTAAGGTGGAAAAATAA